A genomic region of Anas platyrhynchos isolate ZD024472 breed Pekin duck chromosome 19, IASCAAS_PekinDuck_T2T, whole genome shotgun sequence contains the following coding sequences:
- the CCDC40 gene encoding coiled-coil domain-containing protein 40 isoform X1, with amino-acid sequence MAEPAEKSPEAFSAKMQSDSDPPDLGEMEQPTADADSPSRTLSGAPMQVPAFSGELSTEPEPVFEQLGQLANEHGGQRQEHEGQQPGTEENEISRRSEEPAEETQLVVLDPEHPLMRRFQAALKNYLIKQMEKVNLELRELRTATKKSQVQREELGVILYGVQQQLAQLQMELEKSHDRRSQAAAARLQLEEELKGLKLTYRKVCQNTDDERKKVSAMQTEVENLALHLFYMQNMDEDMYRNILMMKQSAKKAEAQKVQAEVEKKKQDLLVDRLTRKAYELEEQIALFEAQFVAQAEDTKVTRQAVNEACMEVQAINVEKKRLMNNWTNSLAGMKQRDEVYVATQELLSKHRHDLKSLETDIDICRKSIRKEEEKNEMLVTTLSRSQNDNNTTKKLIARCVSKQEALKVETSTYSRVLHETEQTIGRIKMDQAACLNELLTISKDIEKGTETKEQMESEIMAKLQDHMMSSKAEKQTSQLVARLHQRKIDLELHFSKVENDMTQVIMNTTHTNCRLTILQKTLCELDKEIKNIHDLISRSESEIAKCSLLIENKQGVIRQYNKKLEVLLSQQGGQELGPLEIEAKRLTKQIEECNSEVLTLQKYWLNLQKELVKLTEEREDQITSLDMLKKQITIMQQKKVRTENEMQQEIKEQKNIERHMKSMSNDLIKLNVLINKNNSSFTELQYGNIITENEFIRSLKAAEKESIEMQEKHSRLTEEKERLLNSLVEAEHQIMLWEKKIQLTKEMRSAVDSETGQGEIRAMRAEIHRMQVRYGQLMKQQEKMIRDMEASVSRREAIAIRGEGQNKTDKKHFTKSDFQRKKQELRKKITETQKNAQDCNKIVLELESTQASLSATCLEKQQEMCTLQTESDSLDSDTEYLRNMKRWNLLELVSYQTRQKQLQAVKEGKYTPLCSTEQAWRNEQQKLQERIHAICGIVHQVQQEQPQYHRALQWLRQCLESRLGSQEAC; translated from the exons ATGGCGGAGCCGGCG GAAAAATCTCCTGAGGCTTTCTCAGCCAAAATGCAGTCTGACAGTGACCCTCCTGACCTGGGAGAGATGGAGCAGCCCACAGCTGACGCAGACAGCCCTTCCCGGACGTTGTCAGGAGCTCCTATGCAAGTGCCTGCGTTTTCAGGGGAGTTGAGCACAGAACCAG AACCTGTCTTTGAGCAATTAGGTCAGCTTGCTAATGAGCATGGTGGCCAAAGACAGGAACATGAAGGCCAGCAGCCTGGAactgaggaaaatgaaataagtaGAAGAAGTGAGGAACCAGCAGAAGAAACACAACTGGTTGTCTTGGATCCAGAACAT CCTCTGATGAGAAGATTCCAAGCTGCCCTAAAGAATTACCTTATTAAGCAGATGGAAAAAGTGAACCTAGAGCTTCGGGAACTG AGGACAGCAACGAAGAAGAGCCAAGTACAGAGAGAAGAGCTTGGGGTGATTCTGTACggagtgcagcagcagctggcccaGCTGCAGATGGAGCTGGAGAAGAGCCATGACCGTCGTTCTCAGGCAGCCGCAGCACGTTTGCAGCTAGAAGAGGAACTGAAGGGCCTCAAGCTGACTTACAGGAAAGTGTGTCAGAACACAGATGATGAACGCAAGAAAG TTTCTGCAATGCAGACCGAAGTGGAAAACTTGGCCTTACACCTCTTCTACATGCAGAATATGGATGAGGATATGTATCGTAATATCTTAATGATGAAACAGTCAGCAAAGAAGGCTGAGGCACAGAAGGTCCAGGCTgaggtggaaaagaaaaaacag GATCTCCTAGTGGACCGCTTGACAAGAAAAGCTTATGAACTGGAAGAACAGATTGCTTTGTTTGAAGCTCAGTTTGTGGCCCAGGCAGAGGACACAAAAGTAACTCGACAAGCAGTAAATGAG GCTTGTATGGAGGTACAGGCTATTAACGTGGAGAAGAAGCGACTGATGAACAACTGGACTAATAGCTTGGCTGGAATGAAGCAAAGAGATGAGGTCTATGTTGCCACACAGGAGTTGCTGAG CAAGCACAGACATGACCTCAAGTCCCTAGAAACAGACATTGATATCTGTAGAAAGTCAatcaggaaggaggaggagaagaatgaGATGCTTGTCACCACCCTGAGCCGTTCACAGAATGATAACAACACAACAAAGAAACTGATTGCACGGTGTGTTTCAAAGCAGGAGGCCTTGAAGGTAGAAACTAGCACCTATTCTCGCGTTCTCCATGAGACAGAGCAGACCATCGGTAGGATCAAGATG GATCAAGCTGCTTGTCTGAATGAGTTGTTAACCATCAGTAAGGATATAGAGAAAGGAACTGAAACCAAAGAGCAGATGGAGAGTGAGATCATGGCAAAGCTTCAGGACCACATGATGTccagcaaagcagaaaagcaaaccTCACAGCTGGTTGCAAGACTTCATCAGAGAAAAATAGATCTG GAACTGCATTTTTCCAAGGTTGAGAATGACATGACCCAGGTTATTATGAATACAACACACACTAACTGCCGGCTGACAATTCTCCAAAAAACGCTTTGTGAGCTggacaaggaaataaaaaatatccatGATCTGATCAGTCGTAGTGAAAGTGAGATTGCGAAGTGCAGTCTTCTGATTGAGAACAAGCAAGGGGTCATCAGGCAGTACAACAAGAAGTTGGAGGTGCTTCTTTCTCAGCAGGGG GGGCAAGAATTAGGACCATTGGAAATCGAGGCCAAGAGGCTGACCAAGCAGATAGAAGAATGTAATTCTGAGGTGTTGACACTACAGAAGTACTGGCTCAATCTGCAGAAAGAGCTGGTCAAGCTAACCGAGGAACGGGAGGATCAAATAACCTCCTTGGATATGTTAAAGAAACAGATCACAATAATGCAGCAGAAGAAAGTGCGCACTGAAA ATGAAATGCAGCAGGaaataaaagagcagaaaaatattgaacGTCACATGAAGAGCATGTCAAATGACTTGATAAAGCTGAATGTGTTGATCAACAAGAACAACAGCAGCTTCACAGAGCTACAATATGGCAACATTATCACAGAGAATGAGTTCATACGCTCCCTCAAG GCAGCAGAAAAAGAATCAATTGAGATGCAGGAGAAGCACAGCCGATTGactgaggagaaggaaagacTCTTAAACAGCCTGGTGGAAGCAGA GCATCAAATCATGCTATGGGAGAAAAAGATCCAGCTGACAAAAGAGATGCGTTCAGCAGTGGATTCTGAGACAGGACAAGGTGAAATCCGAGCCATGAGAGCAGAGATTCACAGAATGCAA GTCCGCTATGGCCAGCTGATGAAGCAGCAGGAGAAGATGATTCGTGATATGGAGGCATCTGTTTCTCGTAGAGAGGCCATAGCAATTCGTGGAGAAGGtcagaacaaaacagataagAAACATTTCACCAAGAGTGATTTCCAGCGCAAGAAACAGGAGCTGAGAAAGAAGATCACTGAAACCCAGAAG AACGCTCAAGACTGTAACAAAATTGTCCTGGAGCTGGAAAGCACCCAAGCTTCCCTTAGTGCCACCTGCTTggaaaagcaacaagaaatgTGCACACTGCAGACTGAGTCTGACAGCCTTGATTCAGACACAGAATATCTTCGGAACATGAAACGATGG AACCTTTTGGAGCTTGTGTCCTATCAGACGCGCcagaagcagctgcaggcagtgaagGAGGGGAAGTACACACCCCTGTGCAGTACTGAACAAGCCTGGAGAAATgagcagcagaagctgcaggagcGGATTCATGCTATTTGTGGCATCGTCCACCAGGTCCAGCAAGAACAGCCTCAGTACCACCGGGCTCTCCAGTGGCTCAGACAGTGTTTGGAATCCAGGCTCGGTTCCCAGGAAGCGTGTTAG
- the CCDC40 gene encoding coiled-coil domain-containing protein 40 isoform X2 — translation MAEPAEKSPEAFSAKMQSDSDPPDLGEMEQPTADADSPSRTLSGAPMQVPAFSGELSTEPGQLANEHGGQRQEHEGQQPGTEENEISRRSEEPAEETQLVVLDPEHPLMRRFQAALKNYLIKQMEKVNLELRELRTATKKSQVQREELGVILYGVQQQLAQLQMELEKSHDRRSQAAAARLQLEEELKGLKLTYRKVCQNTDDERKKVSAMQTEVENLALHLFYMQNMDEDMYRNILMMKQSAKKAEAQKVQAEVEKKKQDLLVDRLTRKAYELEEQIALFEAQFVAQAEDTKVTRQAVNEACMEVQAINVEKKRLMNNWTNSLAGMKQRDEVYVATQELLSKHRHDLKSLETDIDICRKSIRKEEEKNEMLVTTLSRSQNDNNTTKKLIARCVSKQEALKVETSTYSRVLHETEQTIGRIKMDQAACLNELLTISKDIEKGTETKEQMESEIMAKLQDHMMSSKAEKQTSQLVARLHQRKIDLELHFSKVENDMTQVIMNTTHTNCRLTILQKTLCELDKEIKNIHDLISRSESEIAKCSLLIENKQGVIRQYNKKLEVLLSQQGGQELGPLEIEAKRLTKQIEECNSEVLTLQKYWLNLQKELVKLTEEREDQITSLDMLKKQITIMQQKKVRTENEMQQEIKEQKNIERHMKSMSNDLIKLNVLINKNNSSFTELQYGNIITENEFIRSLKAAEKESIEMQEKHSRLTEEKERLLNSLVEAEHQIMLWEKKIQLTKEMRSAVDSETGQGEIRAMRAEIHRMQVRYGQLMKQQEKMIRDMEASVSRREAIAIRGEGQNKTDKKHFTKSDFQRKKQELRKKITETQKNAQDCNKIVLELESTQASLSATCLEKQQEMCTLQTESDSLDSDTEYLRNMKRWNLLELVSYQTRQKQLQAVKEGKYTPLCSTEQAWRNEQQKLQERIHAICGIVHQVQQEQPQYHRALQWLRQCLESRLGSQEAC, via the exons ATGGCGGAGCCGGCG GAAAAATCTCCTGAGGCTTTCTCAGCCAAAATGCAGTCTGACAGTGACCCTCCTGACCTGGGAGAGATGGAGCAGCCCACAGCTGACGCAGACAGCCCTTCCCGGACGTTGTCAGGAGCTCCTATGCAAGTGCCTGCGTTTTCAGGGGAGTTGAGCACAGAACCAG GTCAGCTTGCTAATGAGCATGGTGGCCAAAGACAGGAACATGAAGGCCAGCAGCCTGGAactgaggaaaatgaaataagtaGAAGAAGTGAGGAACCAGCAGAAGAAACACAACTGGTTGTCTTGGATCCAGAACAT CCTCTGATGAGAAGATTCCAAGCTGCCCTAAAGAATTACCTTATTAAGCAGATGGAAAAAGTGAACCTAGAGCTTCGGGAACTG AGGACAGCAACGAAGAAGAGCCAAGTACAGAGAGAAGAGCTTGGGGTGATTCTGTACggagtgcagcagcagctggcccaGCTGCAGATGGAGCTGGAGAAGAGCCATGACCGTCGTTCTCAGGCAGCCGCAGCACGTTTGCAGCTAGAAGAGGAACTGAAGGGCCTCAAGCTGACTTACAGGAAAGTGTGTCAGAACACAGATGATGAACGCAAGAAAG TTTCTGCAATGCAGACCGAAGTGGAAAACTTGGCCTTACACCTCTTCTACATGCAGAATATGGATGAGGATATGTATCGTAATATCTTAATGATGAAACAGTCAGCAAAGAAGGCTGAGGCACAGAAGGTCCAGGCTgaggtggaaaagaaaaaacag GATCTCCTAGTGGACCGCTTGACAAGAAAAGCTTATGAACTGGAAGAACAGATTGCTTTGTTTGAAGCTCAGTTTGTGGCCCAGGCAGAGGACACAAAAGTAACTCGACAAGCAGTAAATGAG GCTTGTATGGAGGTACAGGCTATTAACGTGGAGAAGAAGCGACTGATGAACAACTGGACTAATAGCTTGGCTGGAATGAAGCAAAGAGATGAGGTCTATGTTGCCACACAGGAGTTGCTGAG CAAGCACAGACATGACCTCAAGTCCCTAGAAACAGACATTGATATCTGTAGAAAGTCAatcaggaaggaggaggagaagaatgaGATGCTTGTCACCACCCTGAGCCGTTCACAGAATGATAACAACACAACAAAGAAACTGATTGCACGGTGTGTTTCAAAGCAGGAGGCCTTGAAGGTAGAAACTAGCACCTATTCTCGCGTTCTCCATGAGACAGAGCAGACCATCGGTAGGATCAAGATG GATCAAGCTGCTTGTCTGAATGAGTTGTTAACCATCAGTAAGGATATAGAGAAAGGAACTGAAACCAAAGAGCAGATGGAGAGTGAGATCATGGCAAAGCTTCAGGACCACATGATGTccagcaaagcagaaaagcaaaccTCACAGCTGGTTGCAAGACTTCATCAGAGAAAAATAGATCTG GAACTGCATTTTTCCAAGGTTGAGAATGACATGACCCAGGTTATTATGAATACAACACACACTAACTGCCGGCTGACAATTCTCCAAAAAACGCTTTGTGAGCTggacaaggaaataaaaaatatccatGATCTGATCAGTCGTAGTGAAAGTGAGATTGCGAAGTGCAGTCTTCTGATTGAGAACAAGCAAGGGGTCATCAGGCAGTACAACAAGAAGTTGGAGGTGCTTCTTTCTCAGCAGGGG GGGCAAGAATTAGGACCATTGGAAATCGAGGCCAAGAGGCTGACCAAGCAGATAGAAGAATGTAATTCTGAGGTGTTGACACTACAGAAGTACTGGCTCAATCTGCAGAAAGAGCTGGTCAAGCTAACCGAGGAACGGGAGGATCAAATAACCTCCTTGGATATGTTAAAGAAACAGATCACAATAATGCAGCAGAAGAAAGTGCGCACTGAAA ATGAAATGCAGCAGGaaataaaagagcagaaaaatattgaacGTCACATGAAGAGCATGTCAAATGACTTGATAAAGCTGAATGTGTTGATCAACAAGAACAACAGCAGCTTCACAGAGCTACAATATGGCAACATTATCACAGAGAATGAGTTCATACGCTCCCTCAAG GCAGCAGAAAAAGAATCAATTGAGATGCAGGAGAAGCACAGCCGATTGactgaggagaaggaaagacTCTTAAACAGCCTGGTGGAAGCAGA GCATCAAATCATGCTATGGGAGAAAAAGATCCAGCTGACAAAAGAGATGCGTTCAGCAGTGGATTCTGAGACAGGACAAGGTGAAATCCGAGCCATGAGAGCAGAGATTCACAGAATGCAA GTCCGCTATGGCCAGCTGATGAAGCAGCAGGAGAAGATGATTCGTGATATGGAGGCATCTGTTTCTCGTAGAGAGGCCATAGCAATTCGTGGAGAAGGtcagaacaaaacagataagAAACATTTCACCAAGAGTGATTTCCAGCGCAAGAAACAGGAGCTGAGAAAGAAGATCACTGAAACCCAGAAG AACGCTCAAGACTGTAACAAAATTGTCCTGGAGCTGGAAAGCACCCAAGCTTCCCTTAGTGCCACCTGCTTggaaaagcaacaagaaatgTGCACACTGCAGACTGAGTCTGACAGCCTTGATTCAGACACAGAATATCTTCGGAACATGAAACGATGG AACCTTTTGGAGCTTGTGTCCTATCAGACGCGCcagaagcagctgcaggcagtgaagGAGGGGAAGTACACACCCCTGTGCAGTACTGAACAAGCCTGGAGAAATgagcagcagaagctgcaggagcGGATTCATGCTATTTGTGGCATCGTCCACCAGGTCCAGCAAGAACAGCCTCAGTACCACCGGGCTCTCCAGTGGCTCAGACAGTGTTTGGAATCCAGGCTCGGTTCCCAGGAAGCGTGTTAG
- the CCDC40 gene encoding coiled-coil domain-containing protein 40 isoform X3: MQSDSDPPDLGEMEQPTADADSPSRTLSGAPMQVPAFSGELSTEPEPVFEQLGQLANEHGGQRQEHEGQQPGTEENEISRRSEEPAEETQLVVLDPEHPLMRRFQAALKNYLIKQMEKVNLELRELRTATKKSQVQREELGVILYGVQQQLAQLQMELEKSHDRRSQAAAARLQLEEELKGLKLTYRKVCQNTDDERKKVSAMQTEVENLALHLFYMQNMDEDMYRNILMMKQSAKKAEAQKVQAEVEKKKQDLLVDRLTRKAYELEEQIALFEAQFVAQAEDTKVTRQAVNEACMEVQAINVEKKRLMNNWTNSLAGMKQRDEVYVATQELLSKHRHDLKSLETDIDICRKSIRKEEEKNEMLVTTLSRSQNDNNTTKKLIARCVSKQEALKVETSTYSRVLHETEQTIGRIKMDQAACLNELLTISKDIEKGTETKEQMESEIMAKLQDHMMSSKAEKQTSQLVARLHQRKIDLELHFSKVENDMTQVIMNTTHTNCRLTILQKTLCELDKEIKNIHDLISRSESEIAKCSLLIENKQGVIRQYNKKLEVLLSQQGGQELGPLEIEAKRLTKQIEECNSEVLTLQKYWLNLQKELVKLTEEREDQITSLDMLKKQITIMQQKKVRTENEMQQEIKEQKNIERHMKSMSNDLIKLNVLINKNNSSFTELQYGNIITENEFIRSLKAAEKESIEMQEKHSRLTEEKERLLNSLVEAEHQIMLWEKKIQLTKEMRSAVDSETGQGEIRAMRAEIHRMQVRYGQLMKQQEKMIRDMEASVSRREAIAIRGEGQNKTDKKHFTKSDFQRKKQELRKKITETQKNAQDCNKIVLELESTQASLSATCLEKQQEMCTLQTESDSLDSDTEYLRNMKRWNLLELVSYQTRQKQLQAVKEGKYTPLCSTEQAWRNEQQKLQERIHAICGIVHQVQQEQPQYHRALQWLRQCLESRLGSQEAC, translated from the exons ATGCAGTCTGACAGTGACCCTCCTGACCTGGGAGAGATGGAGCAGCCCACAGCTGACGCAGACAGCCCTTCCCGGACGTTGTCAGGAGCTCCTATGCAAGTGCCTGCGTTTTCAGGGGAGTTGAGCACAGAACCAG AACCTGTCTTTGAGCAATTAGGTCAGCTTGCTAATGAGCATGGTGGCCAAAGACAGGAACATGAAGGCCAGCAGCCTGGAactgaggaaaatgaaataagtaGAAGAAGTGAGGAACCAGCAGAAGAAACACAACTGGTTGTCTTGGATCCAGAACAT CCTCTGATGAGAAGATTCCAAGCTGCCCTAAAGAATTACCTTATTAAGCAGATGGAAAAAGTGAACCTAGAGCTTCGGGAACTG AGGACAGCAACGAAGAAGAGCCAAGTACAGAGAGAAGAGCTTGGGGTGATTCTGTACggagtgcagcagcagctggcccaGCTGCAGATGGAGCTGGAGAAGAGCCATGACCGTCGTTCTCAGGCAGCCGCAGCACGTTTGCAGCTAGAAGAGGAACTGAAGGGCCTCAAGCTGACTTACAGGAAAGTGTGTCAGAACACAGATGATGAACGCAAGAAAG TTTCTGCAATGCAGACCGAAGTGGAAAACTTGGCCTTACACCTCTTCTACATGCAGAATATGGATGAGGATATGTATCGTAATATCTTAATGATGAAACAGTCAGCAAAGAAGGCTGAGGCACAGAAGGTCCAGGCTgaggtggaaaagaaaaaacag GATCTCCTAGTGGACCGCTTGACAAGAAAAGCTTATGAACTGGAAGAACAGATTGCTTTGTTTGAAGCTCAGTTTGTGGCCCAGGCAGAGGACACAAAAGTAACTCGACAAGCAGTAAATGAG GCTTGTATGGAGGTACAGGCTATTAACGTGGAGAAGAAGCGACTGATGAACAACTGGACTAATAGCTTGGCTGGAATGAAGCAAAGAGATGAGGTCTATGTTGCCACACAGGAGTTGCTGAG CAAGCACAGACATGACCTCAAGTCCCTAGAAACAGACATTGATATCTGTAGAAAGTCAatcaggaaggaggaggagaagaatgaGATGCTTGTCACCACCCTGAGCCGTTCACAGAATGATAACAACACAACAAAGAAACTGATTGCACGGTGTGTTTCAAAGCAGGAGGCCTTGAAGGTAGAAACTAGCACCTATTCTCGCGTTCTCCATGAGACAGAGCAGACCATCGGTAGGATCAAGATG GATCAAGCTGCTTGTCTGAATGAGTTGTTAACCATCAGTAAGGATATAGAGAAAGGAACTGAAACCAAAGAGCAGATGGAGAGTGAGATCATGGCAAAGCTTCAGGACCACATGATGTccagcaaagcagaaaagcaaaccTCACAGCTGGTTGCAAGACTTCATCAGAGAAAAATAGATCTG GAACTGCATTTTTCCAAGGTTGAGAATGACATGACCCAGGTTATTATGAATACAACACACACTAACTGCCGGCTGACAATTCTCCAAAAAACGCTTTGTGAGCTggacaaggaaataaaaaatatccatGATCTGATCAGTCGTAGTGAAAGTGAGATTGCGAAGTGCAGTCTTCTGATTGAGAACAAGCAAGGGGTCATCAGGCAGTACAACAAGAAGTTGGAGGTGCTTCTTTCTCAGCAGGGG GGGCAAGAATTAGGACCATTGGAAATCGAGGCCAAGAGGCTGACCAAGCAGATAGAAGAATGTAATTCTGAGGTGTTGACACTACAGAAGTACTGGCTCAATCTGCAGAAAGAGCTGGTCAAGCTAACCGAGGAACGGGAGGATCAAATAACCTCCTTGGATATGTTAAAGAAACAGATCACAATAATGCAGCAGAAGAAAGTGCGCACTGAAA ATGAAATGCAGCAGGaaataaaagagcagaaaaatattgaacGTCACATGAAGAGCATGTCAAATGACTTGATAAAGCTGAATGTGTTGATCAACAAGAACAACAGCAGCTTCACAGAGCTACAATATGGCAACATTATCACAGAGAATGAGTTCATACGCTCCCTCAAG GCAGCAGAAAAAGAATCAATTGAGATGCAGGAGAAGCACAGCCGATTGactgaggagaaggaaagacTCTTAAACAGCCTGGTGGAAGCAGA GCATCAAATCATGCTATGGGAGAAAAAGATCCAGCTGACAAAAGAGATGCGTTCAGCAGTGGATTCTGAGACAGGACAAGGTGAAATCCGAGCCATGAGAGCAGAGATTCACAGAATGCAA GTCCGCTATGGCCAGCTGATGAAGCAGCAGGAGAAGATGATTCGTGATATGGAGGCATCTGTTTCTCGTAGAGAGGCCATAGCAATTCGTGGAGAAGGtcagaacaaaacagataagAAACATTTCACCAAGAGTGATTTCCAGCGCAAGAAACAGGAGCTGAGAAAGAAGATCACTGAAACCCAGAAG AACGCTCAAGACTGTAACAAAATTGTCCTGGAGCTGGAAAGCACCCAAGCTTCCCTTAGTGCCACCTGCTTggaaaagcaacaagaaatgTGCACACTGCAGACTGAGTCTGACAGCCTTGATTCAGACACAGAATATCTTCGGAACATGAAACGATGG AACCTTTTGGAGCTTGTGTCCTATCAGACGCGCcagaagcagctgcaggcagtgaagGAGGGGAAGTACACACCCCTGTGCAGTACTGAACAAGCCTGGAGAAATgagcagcagaagctgcaggagcGGATTCATGCTATTTGTGGCATCGTCCACCAGGTCCAGCAAGAACAGCCTCAGTACCACCGGGCTCTCCAGTGGCTCAGACAGTGTTTGGAATCCAGGCTCGGTTCCCAGGAAGCGTGTTAG